One stretch of Alcaligenes faecalis DNA includes these proteins:
- a CDS encoding ABC transporter permease yields the protein MSVAKQASLPAAAPAPAGTLVDALWRRGLERIVYGVAGLALFILVWRLAYVYGWAPRGTLPDPLSLPSALFQEIEAGRLWPAAQSSLVHYFWGLGIGTFLGIAFGLAAATIHRFDLLQAYLVRLLRPIPPLAWVVFAIAWFKVSHTGAAFVIAIGVFWLNYFATYSAVRSVDPRYYELAAAFGHNSYFARAWTVVLPAISPGLLSGVRAGIGQAWMTLIAAELLGVPGMGQEMNAAAGVGAYDAVVVYMLIISVVYTLCDMLFLTFNKWVLQWQP from the coding sequence ATGAGCGTTGCGAAACAAGCAAGTTTGCCCGCCGCGGCACCTGCACCTGCGGGTACCTTGGTTGATGCCTTGTGGCGTCGTGGTCTGGAGCGGATTGTTTACGGCGTAGCCGGTCTGGCCTTGTTTATCCTGGTGTGGCGCTTGGCTTATGTCTATGGCTGGGCTCCACGCGGTACCTTGCCTGATCCCTTGAGCTTGCCCTCGGCCTTGTTCCAGGAGATTGAGGCTGGTCGTCTCTGGCCCGCTGCTCAGTCCAGTCTGGTGCATTATTTCTGGGGCTTGGGCATCGGCACTTTCCTGGGTATTGCTTTTGGTCTGGCGGCGGCAACTATCCATCGCTTTGATTTGCTGCAAGCGTATTTGGTTCGTTTGCTGCGTCCTATCCCGCCCTTGGCGTGGGTGGTGTTTGCAATTGCCTGGTTCAAGGTTAGCCATACTGGCGCAGCCTTTGTGATTGCTATCGGTGTGTTCTGGCTGAACTACTTTGCCACTTACAGTGCGGTGCGCTCAGTCGATCCCCGCTATTACGAACTGGCAGCGGCTTTTGGGCATAACTCTTATTTCGCTCGCGCCTGGACGGTGGTTCTGCCTGCGATCAGCCCCGGTTTGTTGAGTGGTGTGCGTGCCGGTATAGGTCAGGCCTGGATGACGCTGATTGCGGCTGAATTGCTGGGTGTGCCTGGCATGGGTCAGGAAATGAATGCCGCTGCGGGTGTGGGTGCTTACGATGCGGTTGTGGTCTATATGTTGATCATCTCGGTGGTCTACACCTTGTGCGACATGCTTTTTCTGACTTTCAACAAATGGGTACTCC
- a CDS encoding ABC transporter substrate-binding protein, which translates to MFSRYLAPGLLALSVSFSAQAAEQALEIGYLPIMPAAQLFVGLGSGDLLPEGQPDPKLVQFQSGPALTQALIAGQLDVAYVGIGPALVAKAKEADVKVVASNIVEQVSVVAIGDLAAYLDADKPDFAAAVAKFTQEKGHKPKVASYPKGAVPEAALQYWLRNMLKVDPDVVEVIFQGEAQIQQALSNHAVDAAAILEPTVSQILQRQPDAKIVAHGGELFPNEPGSVLLVREGLIKSNPDLVQHLVNAHLRATALLRDEPAKATPYVQKYVGGGRLPKDIVQAAIERSHDQFQPDPRKIIDGTVQLQDFQVSLGTLATKLDDVQSLFDVRFYEKAAP; encoded by the coding sequence ATGTTTTCCCGTTATTTAGCCCCTGGCCTTCTTGCTCTTTCCGTCTCCTTCTCCGCACAGGCTGCCGAGCAAGCGCTGGAGATTGGCTATTTGCCCATCATGCCTGCCGCTCAATTGTTCGTGGGCTTAGGGTCTGGCGACTTACTGCCAGAGGGACAACCGGACCCCAAGCTGGTCCAGTTTCAAAGCGGTCCAGCGCTGACTCAGGCCTTGATCGCCGGTCAGTTGGACGTTGCCTATGTGGGTATTGGCCCCGCTTTGGTGGCCAAGGCTAAAGAGGCTGACGTCAAAGTTGTTGCCTCCAACATTGTGGAACAGGTTAGCGTGGTCGCTATTGGCGATCTGGCTGCCTATCTGGATGCCGACAAGCCTGATTTTGCAGCGGCTGTAGCCAAGTTCACCCAGGAGAAGGGTCACAAGCCCAAGGTTGCCAGCTACCCCAAAGGCGCTGTGCCTGAGGCTGCTTTGCAGTACTGGCTGCGCAATATGCTGAAAGTAGACCCGGATGTGGTCGAGGTGATCTTCCAGGGCGAAGCGCAGATTCAACAGGCCTTGAGCAATCATGCTGTGGATGCTGCCGCGATTCTGGAACCTACCGTTAGCCAAATTCTGCAACGCCAGCCTGATGCCAAGATCGTGGCACATGGTGGTGAACTGTTCCCCAATGAGCCCGGTTCGGTACTGCTGGTGCGTGAAGGCCTGATCAAATCCAATCCTGATCTGGTTCAGCATCTGGTGAATGCTCACCTGCGTGCCACTGCTCTGCTGCGTGATGAGCCTGCCAAGGCAACGCCTTATGTGCAGAAGTATGTAGGCGGTGGTCGTTTGCCTAAAGACATTGTGCAGGCTGCTATCGAGCGTTCGCACGATCAGTTCCAGCCTGACCCTCGCAAGATTATTGATGGCACGGTTCAGCTGCAGGATTTCCAGGTTTCTTTAGGCACGCTGGCGACCAAGCTGGACGATGTTCAAAGCCTGTTTGACGTTCGCTTTTATGAGAAGGCGGCACCGTAA